The nucleotide window gtatttctcctcctcccaccagGATGACATCCTCTCCTTCGAGCCGGACAAGCAGGCGGTGTACCAGCAGGTCTACAGGCCTGTCTACTTCCAGCTGGTGGACGTGCTGCTGCACAAAGCCCAGTTCCCCTCCGATGAGGAGTATGGCTTCTGGTCTTCGGATGAGAAGGAGCAGTTTCGGATATACAGGTACAGCTGGGGCATGCCTCTCCCTgggtggcaggagcagggcactTTGCTCCCTGCCTGGATGTGAATTTAGGCTTGGAGGTGGGGTTTGCTTGGCAGGTAGGCAAGGACACAGGCAGCATCTTGCCTGCCTGGAGCCTGAGCGCTGTGGGGACACCTAAGGAGGAACATGGAGGAGATTCCTTCCACTGAGAGTTGTTTTGGCTGCAGTGGTGCTATGGAAACAAGCTGGTGTTTTGGCGTGGCACCAGTTGCCCTGCCTAGGAAGCCCTGGGAGCTCTCTGCGTTGGGCTGGGGCAGCGTCCTTGTGCAGGCAatgcctgcaccctgcctgaCAGCGAGAGGGGAAGTAACGTGTCTGCGCGTGGAGTGCTctgcaggggatggggacagcatTTGGAGAGCCCCCATGTTTTCTGCAGGGTGGACATCTCTGACACGCTGATGTACGTGTACGAGATGCTGGGTGCTGAGCTCCTGAGCAGCCTCTATGACAAACTGGGACGTCTCCTGACCAACACAGAGCAGCCATCCACGTGGCAGGTGAGCGAGGGGACCCGGGTGCCAGGCTGATGGCTACCAGCCCCTTGGGGACGTGTCCTTGCCACGGGGCGTTGAGAGCAAAGGGATGTGATAGAGGCAAGGAGCGTGACAACCTTGCCAACACACATGCAGGCTCTCTGGGGTCTGCTGGGGCGAAGAACGGGTCTTCTGCTTCCCTGTCCTTAGCGCTGCACAGGGACCAGCCTCCTCAGCCACCGTGGGGGGGTCTGAGCTGGCGCCTGGAGCTGGGGCTGAGGTGGGCATAAGGGGTCAGTGTGTGGCTCTGACGGTGCCTCTCCCACCCTGGCAGCACACGGAGGCCTTGCTCTACGGCTTCCAGTCCATTGCCGAGACCATCGACGTGAACTACTCCGACGTGGTGCCGGGGCTGATTGGCCTCATTCCCCGGATCAGCATCAGCAACGTGCAGCTTGCCGACACAGTCATGTTCACTATTGGTGAGGCCTTTGCTCGCgcgcaggctgggctggggagggggatcCCCTTTGAGACCGCTTCTGCCCAGCAataacagcactgaaaagcaaagctgagcatCCTGGGACGTGGGGAGCAAGACCCCGTGGTGCAGTCCTGCAGTCTGATCCCATCTGTGTGCACAGGGGCCCTCTCAGAGTGGCTGGCTGATCACCCCGTCATGATTAACAACGTGCTGCCGCTGGTGCTCCAAGCCTTGGGCAACCCTGAGCTCTCCATCTCCAGCGTCTCCACCCTGAAGAAGATCTGCCGGGAGTGCAAGTACGACCTGCCGCCCTACGCTGCCAACATTGTCGCCGTGTCACAGGTAGGAGCTGGATGCAGATGGACGTGTGGTGGTGACCTGGGATGTGCTCTGTGCACACCCTTTCTTCTGCAAGGATCAGGGCAGGGGGACACAAAGCAGGGGCTCAGGGCTTCTTGCTTGGTGTGGAAGACTTGTTGTCTGTCCTGTTCCTAGGCCAGTAGACCCAGGTGGCAGGCCCTGTGTCCTGCTGTGAGTGCAGAAATGGCAGGCAGTGGCAGACACGACTGCCAAGGGGTCTACTGGGGTACGCACTTGGGTGTCTATCCTTTCCCcggggttttgtttgctttgttggGAGCAGCaacctgccagctctgcacccgccaggcagctggtgctgctgctgagcatctTGGGGGGTATCCTGGTGTTCAAGCCTCTCCATGGAGACTGAGCTGGTCCCTGCAGTGCCTGGGCAGCTTGTCCCGTGGTCTTTCTTGGCTCTCAAGATTTGGGGCAGATGGGACTCAGAGCCCCGAGGCACTAAGAGGACGGCTGGGCTTGGGCGAGCTGCCAGGGTGTGcatgggagcagagaggggcagGTGGAAGGGATAAGTCTCTGCTTTTAGAGCCTGGGGGACGCTCATTGGAGTAAGGAAGCCCCAGCTGAGGTTGGCTCCTCGagctgtcctgctgcagagcctgtCCAAGCCAGGGGCTCCCCTTGCTGGGTGGCTGAGTGAGCTGGCTTAGGGAAGAGCTTACCAGGGGACAAGGAATTTGCTCCTTGCCTGTGGCGGATTGTGGGGAGTGCATGCCGCTTGTCCGTGGCCACACTGCTGTTGGTTGTCTCGACCTCCTGCGTCAGTCCTGCCTCCTGGAAGGGAAGGGGCTTTCTGCAGCACTcaccctctttctctctccccttctcttcgGCAGGAGGTGTTAATGAAGCAGATTCATAAGGTAAGAGGGGCTGGTTCATGCCTCTGGCTGGTTCTGCTTGCCCCCCCATACCCCTTAGTTGTGCTCAGCTGAAGACACAAGGGTGCCGTCATGAGTTGGGCTGTCCCCTGAGGAGAGCTCAGCGCTGCAGCCATTGTGTGCAGGGCCAGGAGTACCTGCTGGCTGCCTCTTGCTGCACTGCCGGGCTCCCACTGCACTTGGGCTGGGGTCACGCTGGGGAGTATGTCCTCATAGAGAGGGAAGTGCCCAGGGAGGCTTAACTCTAGCAGTTCCCAGTCCCTCCAAGCCCAAGGATGCCGAGATGGCAGGCATGtcttcaagagaaaaaagaagggagataAGTGTGGGGACAGAGCCCAGGCTGTGGCTGCAACCAGGATGGGGTGAAACACTTGACCCCACAGGGGCCAAGACAGGTTGTGCAAAGGATGGTGTGCTGAGGTAGGGTGAGGGCCAGCATGGAGATACCTGGGCACCAACTTGGCAGGCTGCTGGGAAGAGGTCAGGTGTGCTGGTGGCAGAGCGCCTGTTCCCTGGGTTCTGCCGTGCTGGTAGAGAGCTGCTCCCCTCTTCTGCAGTGAGGTGTACCTAGAGTGACCCAGATAGAGCAGCTCGGGAGCTGCAGCACACTGGGGTCCTGGCTTTGCTGGCTGGGCCCCTGGCAGCTGCCTTAGCTAGCACGTGTGTGGTagggctgcaggctgggcagTGACCTGTCCCCTTGTGTGTCCTCTCTGTCCCAGACGAGCCAGTGCATGTGGCTGATGCAGGCTCTTGGTTTCCTGCTCTCTGCACTGCAAGTGGAGGAGATCCTGAAGAACCTGCACTCCCTGATCACCCCCTACatccagcagctggaaaagctgGCTGATGAAACGGTGAGTGCCCGCATGCTACCTCCATCCAGAAGTGGCTTCTCCTACTGGCTGTagccctggggctgctgtgTTGCAGCAGCACTCTTGAACGTGGGCTCAAGAGAGAGTGCAGTGCAGGGAACCCCTCTCTGGCACTTTGCCTCTGCAGCCCCGGTTCCTCAGGATCCCAAAGGCATGACTGTGATTGAGCAGCGCAGTCTGTGTCATGCCTTGGCTTTATTTTCCCTGGCAGCCCAATCCCTCCAACAAGCTGGCCATCATCCACATCCTGGGCCTGCTCTCCAACCTCTTCACCACCCTAGACATCAGCCACCATGATGATGACCACGAAAGCACCGAGGTCAAGAAACTGCCAGTGCAGCAAGGACCCAACCCAGTGAGTAGAGCAGTAGCTCGATGCCCTTTGCCACAGCCTGGCCAAAGCCTCGCTATTCACTGCTGGTGccaggagggggggggggttagtgGGAATGCAGCATGTACCACGAAGAGGGTAGTGCTGGTGCATTCCAGCTCAAACAGCTCCTTCAGCTCATCCCACTGCTCCTGAAGTGGGCAGAGGTGACCTGCAGGATCCCTCTTGGCTGGGTGCTGCTCTGGAGGACAGCCCAGGGGCTGCCTGCCAGCTGTGAGCCATGCCAGGCTGCTTCAACAGGGAAGAAAGCTGCCCAGCtttggagaggggaggaggcagtggTGCCTGAAGGTTTGAGTCCAGGCCATGCTTAGTCTTGTCTCCCCTCCCCAGTGCCGTGGGGGCCAGTTCTCCTCAGTGCCTCTCGTTCCTTACAGGTGGTGGTGGTTCTGCAGCAAGTCTTCCAGCTCATACAGAAGGTTCTCAGCAAGTGGCTGAATGATGCCCAGGTGGTGGAGGTAACTAGGCTCCTCCTGTGtactgcctgcagctctgcctgtccTTGCTGACCTGAACTGGGGACAGCAAAGGACAGACTCTGGGTGATGCCTGGTAAGACAGATGTCTTGCTGGGTTGTCTGGACCAGTGCTGCTTACTGTCACCAGCAGCGTCCAGACGTTCTTGTCTGTCTTGTGCCCCCATCAGCTCTGCTCCCGTCCAGTTACAGAGgccctgccatgagcagggaggTGGGAGATGGGGGTCTTCCAAACCTGTGTTCCCTAAGAGGATAGCTCTGCTCTGACCTGGACCGGTGTCATCCGGTATTTCTCCAGTTTGCTCAGTCCATTAATGCCCACGTGCAGCGTCCCACCAGCTACTTCCCCCTGGCCCTCGGGGAGACTTCCCGCTGCAGCGGGAAGGGTGTTCCTTGGTGTCTGggagcatcctgggctgcagggcagggcacCAGTACCAGAGCAGGTCTGAGCCCTCTGCCTGGCTGGTCCCCCTCCCCACTGccagctcttccctcccctgGGACCCATCCATCAAGCCCTGCCACCTGGGAGAGGTCTTCTGATGGCCGTCGCTCACGCAGTCCCTCTTCTCCCGCAGTCTGTCTGTGCCATCTTTGAGAAGTCCGTGAAGACCCTCCTGGATGATTTTGCCCCCATGGTGCCTCAGCTGTGCGAGATGCTGGGGCAGATGTACAGCACCATCCCCCAGGCCTCTGCCATCGACCTCACCCGGCAGGTATGGAGCCGTgctcggggctggggctgctgctccccggggaggctgggggtgtgcagggccagcagcagcttcagtccttctctctctctcttgcagcTGGTTCACATCTTTGCCCATGAGCCTGCCCACTTCCCTCCCATCAAGGCCCTCTTCTTGCTCGTTACCTCAGTCACGCTGACCCTCTTCCAGCAAGGTACGTGGGATTAACCCTTCTTCGTGCTGGGGCTGTTGTCAGGCTGTTGCATGCATGGAGTCTGGAGGCGTCTTACCAGGAATGGCTGTTTTCACTCCTAGCTAAGCTAATGGGGCCATCTCTGTTTCTTGGATTCATCCCAACCCCTGGAAGGTGGGTACCTTCCCTGcagggcagcagaagcaggaaacCCCCGGGCGAGACTCTGTACTGCCGTGACAGCCCCActtctgcagcagggctgggcgTCGCGTGCTGCAAGGGTCGAGCCGGAGCTCCAGTCCCGCTTGGCAGGGAGGCTGTGCTCCTCGGGAGATGCCGGGGCTCCTCCGGGGGCCAGCGCTGCTTGTAGTGGCCAGGAATCAAGCCCTCGCACGAGCAGGAGGAtgtgtgtgtgaacatctgggAAATGACCTTTTCAGAGTCACTGCTGGCCACCGAGTCACCGCTGTGATGTTGAGGATGCTGGCATCCTCCCGCAGGGCAGGGGCCCCTCTTCGGCTCGCTGCCCACCCTGCAAAAAGCGAATGGGATTAGGACAGGCCCCTCCACACCATggctcccctcagcctcttGGTGACTTGCCCCGTGACAGGGACAAATGTACCTtggagctgctggctctggtCCTTCAGCACCTCCATGTGCGGTCCCCAAGGGGTCTTGTCCTTTGCTCACAGCCGGGTGCTGGGTAGGGTGATGCCGTCCCCCAGTACGAGGCTCAGAGCTCTCTAGAGAGGTGGGGGAGGCGTGAGGACCCCTGCTTCATCATCACGGCACGGTCCAAGCAAATCCCGCTGCGCTGAGGTGTCACTGGGGTCAGTGGCAAGCGAGCCGGGCTTACCCGGAGATCAGGTCCCCGCTTCTGCCAGCGGCGTGTGGATGCGTCTACGCTGAAACCCTTTTGGCTCGTCGCCCGGGGAGGCGGCGATGCCTCcgggcagcagcaggcatgtctgcaggaggaaaggggaggggacagagcccgAGCTGTGCCAATGCTTGGACACGAGATTTGCTCAGGCAAGCGGCTGTCCAGCTCGCTGTGTGCCCAGGACTGTGTGCTCCCACCCACCTCGTGGGTCCCCTTCGGTGGGCGGCCGGCCCTGAGCGGGGCGAGCCCCTTCTGCTGAGCCCACGGGCGGCAGGAGAGAGGGGGACGCctgaccccacaggggacaaGACGCGTCTGCGCACAGTCAGATGCCAAGGTAGGGTGAGTGGCGCTGGCATGGAGATCTCTGGGCACTGAGCTGCTCTCTCCCAGGAGGATGCTGGAGGAGACCTCCAGGAGGGTCCTGGACTCAGGGTCTCAGGGAGCATCTGGGAACGGGGCGGGAGGGTGACTGTGCCAGGGGCTCCTGAGCAGCTGGTGACAAGCATGTGCACGCCTGAGCCCGGCCGGGCCTGTCAAGCGTTTGCTGAGGTGTTGTCGTTCACTTGCAGTTATCTTCCAGGACCAAACGGTGCTCTGAAGACACCCGCTCAGTCCCCACAGTGCAAAAGCTCTAATTCTCCTTGTGGAGATGGTGCCCAGCTagcccctgctcctcctcctcttcctccccaagGACACGAAGATCTCTACCTTGGCTCTGCAGCACCCAGGTGCTAGCTGGAGACCCTGGGGCTTCAGAccctttcctttgcagtttctttctgttcttgggTTCTCCAAGTTTCATgattttttgtatgttttgtttctttaacttGCTTCAAGCTGCTCATGTTGcccatccccttccccacacACCCCTCCTCCCTTACACTCCTGTTTTCACTTGTAAATTCTTTCTGTATCACATAACTATATGATGTTGAGTTGCTGTTtgtatgatttttctcttaagttacatctttattatattttaggGCCCAGGGATCATCCTGATATTGTTGATTCATTTATGCAACTCCTGGCACAGGTGTGTTTTAGTTTCTTATTCATTCactttctgttctctctctttctctttttaattcaatttaaacCTATTTTTAGCTTTCTGTTGACAacgtttttttccttttagttgaATATCGAGTTTCTCCATCTGTTTCCGTGgaagttgaaaacaaaacattctcCTTTAGTTCTGGGTTCGCACCATCCCCAGGGCAGTGCCCTCCTCTGCAGGGCATCCTCCAGCTGCCACCCCCCTCGCCTTGCCGAAGCCGGCGCGGGGCGCTTGGGGCTGCTGCCGCAGTCACCCTCGGGTGACAGACAAATTAGAGCATTAAGTGGATGTTTTCCGACCCATTTACCTGCCCTGTGATGAGTCCTCCGGAGCGGGGATGGGCTGAGCTGGCTGCCTTGGCCCAGGGCCGGTGGGAGGAAGCCCCTGCCCGCGGTAGCAGGCAGCTGCCGGGGTTTGGCTCTGAACAACGCGCTTGTGATGGCGTCTGGACCTGCCAGGGTGCCACGCTGCCTCCCGCCCCGGCAGCCTCTCGGGGTGGTGGCAGCTCCTGTGTCTGCAACCTGGGAGTGCTCCCGTGCTGCTGGCTTGGTGGCACGCGGGGACGGTTCGCGTTGGTGTGGCAGGGGCCGCGGGCTGTCTGCAGGGTTGGCACTCGTGTCACCGCTGgcagggggcaggcagggccggtgctgtgctctgtgtgtCTATACGCCTCTTGGGAGCAGCGGGAGCCCAGCACGCTCCTCAGCCCACCGTGGCCCTTGAGGGAGAAGCCCTGACGTCCTCAATGCACTCAGTGCCCCTGTTGGGGAGATATCCCCCGGCACCTACCCAAAGGGTGGGTCAGTGGCGAGGAAGGGCCAGCAAAGTTGCTTTCTGCTTCGTTTCTGTAATGATGAGAGCTCTGACCGCGCGTGCTGGCCGGGTGGCTGTGCAGGGACACCCGCCCGAGCAGCTGCCAGAGCTGTGGCCGTCCTGCCCTTGCCGGCAGCCCAGGAAGGGTGCCTGGCACGTCCAGGTGCTAAGCTGTCGGCCCCCTCCGATGGCAGCTCGGCCCTCGCAAGGGTCTTGCGGGACGGAGCAGGCGAGGGGGCTGCACCTTCCTCCCCCCTAGGCAGGGTCTGCTCCTCACGGGTCTCACCTTGATGCCCAGATCCCGCTGAGACCCATCGCATCTCGCAAGTTGTATCGCggtgttttcttccctgcttttcctcttgaaaGACATAATGTAATCAAGGTTATCGGGAGGCGTTCACAGCTTTTGCTGATGCTGGTTTTAGAAGCTGTGACCTTTTAACGAGGGTTTTGAACGTGATGGGAGAATTGGTGAATGGGGTCTGTGCGTGAAGTTCATGGAGAtgtcctccccagctgctcGGTGCTGGCGGGACCTCTGCTCGAGCGCTGTGCCCAGTTTGGGGCACAACATTTCTGTAGATACAGATCAGAGTGCATAGAGAAAAGCATCTGGGAAGATGACCACCTTGTACACGTGGTGAGGAGGAAAGGCTGATGGGAGCCTGAAGAGCTGCATGAGTCTTGGGGTGTGTAAAAGGTGATATCCCAGTCATAGGTAAAAACCCCTGTTCTGTTCTCCTCGAGTGGGACAAACAGTCACGGAAGGAAATCATGGAAAAGGATCCAGGTTAGGCAGTAGGAGATCTTTCTGAGAGCCCAAGGAAGCACTGGAAGGTCACTCAGGGAGCTGCTGTTGCTTGGAGGTCTTGAAAGGACTCAACAAGCCTGTTGCTCCTGGAGGGCAGGTAGAGGTGATCTTGCTGGGGGAGGGTAGGGGATTAGGTGACTCTGAGAGACTCTTCCAAGGCtatttgttgtttctttggAAAGTGCTGAGTTTCTTTCTGGCTTGGGGCCCTTCTCTGTGTCTGAACATGGCACATTGGTGCTCTCTTGGAGAGAAAAGTGCATCCATGCTGCACTTCCATGGGCTGTGCTGTCAGAGCAAACACCACCCATCCCGGCTGCTGGGAAGCTGTTACACGCTGCCCTCATGGGCAGGATCTGCAGGCAATGCTGGGCCAGCATGCTGGCAGCCAGCCTGGTCCCTGGCATGCCGGTCTCCAGACAGTCTACGTCCTTTGGAGGTCCTGTTACGGGAGCAGCTCAGAGGCTCCTACCTCCATGGCTGCTGCACCGTGGATCACTGTGAGGTGCCTGATGCGCTTGCCAGCCCGCTGCCGCCCACAGCCACTCAAGACCTGATGTTTTCCTAGGCTTTTTATTCCAGCAACCCCATGGAGACCAAAGGATCCCATCTTCTCTCCTCACGTGTAGGACTTGGTTCCTGCTCTTCCTTGGCCtgcccctcttccccagctgaTGATCTGGCGGGGTGCTTTGAAACCCATCAAGAAACGGCCTTGCCATCCCTGCTTGGCTCATTGCTCTCAGGACTTCAAGAGCTGTCTGATGGCAGAGGTGGGTCCAGCCAGTCCTCTTCCAGAGGACCATGCTCGGCGGTGATGCTGTTGAGCATTTGTAGATCCAAGGATTAAAGTCAGACAGAACTGCAGTTCTCTTCAGATCCGATTTTCATGTGGCAGGGGCTGTGTTCATCCCAGCCCGCTCCGCCTGTGGAGCCCTTGGTGAAGGAATGCATATTCAGAGCAGCAGCGAGTTTGGACCCAAGAGCGTGTCAAGGTGGAGACTTTCCCACTTCCCTGACCGTCTGCTCCTGTGGTTGATGACCTTGGTGAAAATATCTTCCCTGTTTCAAATGTGTCTGGCTTCTCCTTGCCAGCAGTGCTTTTgtcctctccctctgccagcaAGTACTCTCCTACCTTCTGATAACTCAGAAGCAGCTCCTACCTCCTGATACTTGCACGTCAGCCCTCTGTCACCAGCTCACAGGGAGCCATCTCTCTGTGTGACAGGATTTCACTTGACTTTGCAGTATATTTATGTGGGCTTGGTTGCAGCCTGTGGGACTGCCCAGTTGGTGTGGCTGACTGTTTTGCCACCATGTTAATTGGCAATCCACTCTTGACGATGGCTGGCTGATCTCAAGAGCATGCTGGCTTAAACAAAATGTCTTACAGATGCCGGAGACCCTGGAGTTATTGTTACTATGTCAAAGCTAAGTATAAAATAACCAGTCTGCCGTAAGGCTGCACAGAGCGGTGCTGGCACCCTTTGCGTTGAGATCTGTCCTCAGCTGCTCCCCTCCCACCTCCACTGTGTGCTGGGAGCAGTGCAGAGCATCGCTGCTGCTGTGCCCGAGGTGAGCATCCCACCTGAAGGGGTGCGGGGCTCACTGCCACCCGCGCAGCCGGAGCACCCGTGCCCAGGACCGCACAGCCGCGGCGGCTGGGGCTTGCACCTGGGTCTCCGTCTGCAAACCCAGGCAGAAGGTTCTGGTGTTCGGGAGCTCTTGCCCGCTCCCTGGCCAGTGGGTATCGCTAGTGTGCGTGCTCCCGGTTGCAGGTAGGATTTTGGGGCTCTCCAGCATGTCTCCCCGCTGGTGGCTGCAGGTACATCCACCCACCCTGGCAGGGCTCCATGCTGGCACGGACCTTGGGAGCGCTGCAGTGACCTCCCCTGACCAGGAGCCCAGGAGCAGACTGGGCAAACAGGGCCTTGCCAGGCAGAAGATGGAGGACTGACCTGTGATGGCCCAGCCACCACCgtcccccacctccctcccttcttGGGCTGGTCCAGGCTGCACGCAGCAGTCCTGGAGCTCTCCACCATTCCTGCTCCAGCCAGAGTCAGAGCCATGTGGAGGACATGGGCTCGGCATCCCCTCTCCCCGTCAGGCAGGGGCTGACTGCTCCTCCCTGGCCCTGGTGTCTGGCCAAGCTCACGTGCCCTTTCCAAAGCTGgaggctctgctctgccaggcaTGTGGTCTGGGAAGAGGTGGTGGTGCCGGACATAAGAGCTTGGTCTGTGTGTTCTGGGGAGCTACAGGAACTGGCCATGCAGCCCCCCCACTGTCCCCTGTCTGCTGGAGAAGTGGGGTTCAGTGTTCCTTCCATGCCTGCCTCTGAAGAGCTGGGCACAGAAGAAGAGCCTGCTCTGAAGACCTGCCTGGGGGTCTCCCAGCTGCCATGGAGAAGAACCTGACGTCCTTTCCATGCCAGCCTGCAGGACAGCCCTCGCCAGAGACCCAATGCCTAACTGCAGTGGAGGATGGGGTGGGAcatttgaaagcttttaaagacctgtccccatcccagaaCAtgtgagcagagctgctctggcaGAAGATGGGGAGGACAGGCTGGCAGTAAGAGgccccagggctggagcagggtaCTTGGTGCTGGGAAAGAGCAGCTGGACCTACCTGGTGCTGCTTGCTAATGGGAGAAGCTCCACAGGGCCCCATCTCATGGGGGTAAAAAGCATCTGTCTACATTAGACATGTGCACGTGTGCCCAGATTGGGCTTGCGCTCTGTGCTCCCTTGGTGGAGGTGTCCTATGGGAAGGAGCCTTTCCAATTTTGGCGTGCTTTCCGCTGTGGCACTGACGGAGTGAGGAGCAGATGCTGCAGCGAGTCTGCAGGAGAGCTTGGGGGCATCTGCCTGCCACGGGTCTGGTTTGGCTGGGAGAAGCACCCTGCAGGTAGGTGGCAACCTGAGCACGTTGGAAGACTCTTATGCCAGCTGAACAGTCTTGCAGCGTGCTGGACTCAGGTTAAAACCAGCCCCTTGGATGGGCAGGGTAGAGAAACCTGCAGCTGGGTGGTATCATGGGAGCCAGCTGCCCTCAAGCAGCATGGTGCTGGGGGAGAGGCTCATGGTCACCGCTCTGGAGCCCGCACCAGAGCCCCAGCGGGGGTAGTCTCCTATGGCTAAAACTACAACATGTCTTGCAAGCATTTGTCTGGTATGGGGCTGACTTGACAGCAGCAGGCATGATGAGCGGACGTGTTTCTAAACCATTGCCCAGGCACTAGTTAGCCGCCTGATGTTGGTGCTAGCGTGTCAGGAGGGATGGTGCACACAGtctgtatatacacacacaggtaGACCGTGGCCCCTGTGAAGGTCTCCGCTTGTATCTAGCAGGGAAGCAGGTCCCTGCAACTGTGCCATCTCTGCCTGGTACAGCGATGCCTTCGGTGCCCAAACCCAAGTCCTCTCTTGCAGCGTGTGATACAAAAGGTCAGAAAGGAAATGGGGTAACCCTGAAACCTGCTCCTCAGCTTCTCCGTCTCCAGCATATGTTCTCTGCACTGGGCGGATGGCTGTGGGCTTTCCCTGGAGAAGAAGGGGTGGGAAATAAGTCCGTTTTGCTCCAAGTAGAGACCATGGCTGTGGGCAGATGGCCATGCATCCTGGGCGCTGCTGGCTGAAAGCTGTCCCTGCTTTCATCCCCAGGAGTGAGCAGGCTCAGAGGGCGGCATTGGCCCTGCACACAACTCAGCCCAAGGGCTGCCTGCCCGGTATCCTGCTCTCCGAGCTccaggcacagagcagggcCACTCcagtgctgtggctgctgtCCCTGGTGTCACAGTGACAGCAGGACAGGAAGCGTGGCTGCCATCCCCAGTGCTGGTCCGCACCAGTGGGCACGGTGGCATGGTGGGCAGGGCACAGATGGGACTGCCTTATGTAGTAGGGCTCGCTGTGGCAAGGCAGAAACTCTTCCCATGGAGTGGAAGGTGCAGGCTGAAACATTTCCATCCAGTAACTGCCCAGTGCCAGCCCAGGGGGGACCAAGCCACTGCATGAGGTGCCTCAGCCCAGGGCGTCCCCAGCAGCAGCGCCTGACCCCCACAGAGGCCGGTGGGATCACTGTGcggcagaaaaaaaccccaaagcttttCTGATCTCAGGTTTGGCTCAGGAACTGCCAAGCAATGTTGGTGTCTCGTTGTCATCTGTGCCCCGGAGCCCAAGCAGAGCGAGCCGCTGGTCCAGTGTGGGGGTTACTGCTCGAACCGGTTGCTGTGACCCCAGGGATGCCAGCATCTTCAAGAGGAGAGGAGCAAAGCACAGAGGTGGCTGGTCTCTGCTGGGCCCTGCATGGCTGCCCTTGTCCCGGGAGCGCTGCCGCTGCCTGTCCTGGTCTGTTGGGACAGGCGGCTCCTGTCCTGTCTCTGTGTCTGAAGCATTTGTGTGTACACCACTGTGGCATCTATCCTCAGGTCCTGGGGCTGGCGGTCCCTGAGCAAAGCAAACTGCCTGGCTGTTTGATTGACattttcttggggggggggggggggaagtgatgGTTTCCTGCTGTACTGTGTGAATCTGCCGTTTACCATGAGTGTTCCCAGGTAAGTGTGTGTCCAGGCAGAGGCTGTCTGGGGCACCGGGTTCCTCGGAGGCTTCCTGGCTGCCTCTGCAGCGCTGGGTTTATGCTGCCTGTCTGTGTGCCTTGCAGGCTCTGAAAAGGAAGCCGGACCTCTTCCTGTGTAGCAACCTGGATGTCaaagctgtgtttcagtgtggTGAGTACCACGGGCATGGGCACGCACTCTAAATCGCTCTGTGGAGAAGCCAGCCTGCTTCTCCTGCAGAGCCGGGCACAGAccagccaggagctggggaagcaCAGGGCTGATTTGGGATGGCGTGCGGCGTTTCTGGCTGCTAACCTGAGCAATATCTACCTGCAGGTGTCCTTTCACTCAAGTTCCCCGAGGCCCCAACT belongs to Aquila chrysaetos chrysaetos chromosome 12, bAquChr1.4, whole genome shotgun sequence and includes:
- the IPO13 gene encoding importin-13 isoform X3, with translation MQAQVSPQAWHFSWLLLHMDKVPEIQYFGASALHIKISRYWNDIPADQYESLKSQLFTHITRFASGSKIVLTRLCVALASLALSMMPEAWPCAVADMVRMFQAEDSNVDGRARCLALLELLTVLPEEFQTSRLPQYRKGQVRSVLAQECGSVFPLLEQLLQQQDSPGFIKQKVLKCFSSWVQLEIPLMDCENLIQAAFTSLQDPELFDTAVEAVVNAISQPDAQRYVNTLLKLIPPVLGLQEQLRQAVQSGDMETSHGICRIAVALGENHSRALLDQVEHWQSFLALVNMIMFCTGIPGHYPVNETTSSLTLTFWYTLQDDILSFEPDKQAVYQQVYRPVYFQLVDVLLHKAQFPSDEEYGFWSSDEKEQFRIYRVDISDTLMYVYEMLGAELLSSLYDKLGRLLTNTEQPSTWQHTEALLYGFQSIAETIDVNYSDVVPGLIGLIPRISISNVQLADTVMFTIGALSEWLADHPVMINNVLPLVLQALGNPELSISSVSTLKKICRECKYDLPPYAANIVAVSQEVLMKQIHKTSQCMWLMQALGFLLSALQVEEILKNLHSLITPYIQQLEKLADETPNPSNKLAIIHILGLLSNLFTTLDISHHDDDHESTEVKKLPVQQGPNPVVVVLQQVFQLIQKVLSKWLNDAQVVESVCAIFEKSVKTLLDDFAPMVPQLCEMLGQMYSTIPQASAIDLTRQLVHIFAHEPAHFPPIKALFLLVTSVTLTLFQQGPRDHPDIVDSFMQLLAQALKRKPDLFLCSNLDVKAVFQCGVLSLKFPEAPTVKASCGFFTELLPRCGEIAPVGQVVHENGKVLLQAVLEGIGGQASRSLMDHFAEILFALNKHCFSYLSVWIKEAMQQDGFPSARVSPEQKETFSQQILSRERVNKRRVKEMVKEFTLLCRGLHGTEYTADY